The following proteins come from a genomic window of Larimichthys crocea isolate SSNF chromosome III, L_crocea_2.0, whole genome shotgun sequence:
- the heatr5b gene encoding HEAT repeat-containing protein 5B isoform X1 — translation MELAHSLLLNEDALAQITEAKRPVFIFEWLRFLDKVLVAANRVDVKEKQKKLVEQLTGLISSAPGPPTRKLLAKNLATLYSIGDTFTVFQTLDKCNEIIKSKDDTPAYLPTKLAAVACVGAFYEKMGRMLGSSFPDTINNLLKALKSAESQGRGEILLSLQKVLSGLGGAAASCHRDIYKNARSLLTDRSMAVRCAVAKCLLELQNEAVFMWTTELENVATLCFKALEGSNYGVRVAVAKLLGTVMATALMPKQAAVMRQNVKRATLEEVLELMATGFLRGGSGFLKSGGEMLKGGGSVSREVRVGVTQAYVVFVTTLGGQWLERNFATFLSHVLDLVSHPRATQTHVEAVYSRRCVSFMLRATLGGLLGEKAQIAAGKEICQAISKQMRAVGKEDGGEISRFRALQKAVVNDISGENKAGAADVSASQHVMVCALKELGSLVQSLSATASPLIQEPSIGLLETVTSVLLHPSMAARLAAAWCLRCVAVALPYQLTPLLDRCAERINNLKSSPEAVSGYSFAMAALLGGVHQCPLGIPHSKGKLVVSIAEDLLRTAAQNSRLSLQRTQAGWLLLGALMTLGPSLVRYHLPKMLLLWRNVFPRSQKELEAEKARGDSFTWQVTLEGRAGALCAMRSFVAHCPELLTEDVIRRLMTPIECAMTMMSHVPAIIKVHGAHLKASAAMVRLRLYDILALLPPKTYEGSFNALLRELVAEFTLTDNSANTTTSLLRSLCHYDDSVLMGSWLQETDHKSIEDQLQPNSASGSGALEHDPSSIYLRVPVGEAIPGPLPLGVSVIDASVALFGVVFPHVSFKHRLQMLDHFAECIKQAKGVRQQAVQLNIFTAVLSALKGLAENKSTLGPEEVRKSALALVMGALDNPNPILRCAAGEALGRMAQVVGEATFIARMAQTSFDKLKSARDVVSRTGHSLALGCLHRYVGGIGSGQHLKTSVSILLALAQDGSSHEVQTWALHSLALIVDSSGPMYRGYVEPTLSLVLTLLLTVPPSHTEVHQCLGRCLGALITTVGPELQGNGATISTIRSSCLVGCAIMQDHSDSLVQAAAISCLQQLHMFAPRHVNLSSLVPCLCVHLCSSHLLLRRAAVACLRQLAQREAAEVCEYAMSLAKRAGDSKDTTIKLNITETGLEGVLFGMLDRETDRKLCSDIHDTLGHMLSSLAVEKLSHWLKLCKDVLAATTDVGGAVVFEVEKDEEDSEKKDEMDDDTMFTGLGEDDKSKPSVAPRWVTRVFAADCLCRIILLCENDKAHFDLAAARSAQAKNPKGDQLVLHLSDLIRMAFMAATDHSNQLRMAGLQALEDIIKKFASVPEPEFPGHVILEQYQANVGAALRPAFSPDTPSDITAKACQVCSTWIGSGVVSDLNDLRRVHNLLVSSLDKVQAGKGSSSQLYSESATTMEKLAVLKAWAEVYVVSMKIKKEAESKPAKPVRNADDDEDEDDLGADVLPPDSLITLVQPELPSLSRLWLAMLRDYALLTLPAEFSSQLPPDGGAFYTPETIDTARLHYRSSWAPVLHAVALWLSSTGFGAGEEKEEVPSAPSKAPALSQGASFTTKTAEESVEDRMHLLLGVSIEFLCFPRPEEPIEHVMSCLQALFTLLESPWAKTHIAEDQLLAVELLNVLHRLLLTRDPPAVQLQVTAVVQETIRAAQDHLQRQRTSKGKEEEGEKDSQPSLGEGGETGELVPGKSLVFAAMELLVFILVRHLPQLNTRVKESPSHVALRPQRLPEESARLVANTVSILAGLPSLCSPAGGMTILPTVLFLITGVLRETAVKTADNSVPVPVSAALQGIKTIITSPLARVESMQTQWTGLVRSSLASVLENSQPDESRPDMDEVSMLTAITLFLLSASNELVGVTALQKGCMDRFRNALNSSDPWVQARCYQLLLSVFQHSSRALSTPYIHALAPLMVEKLKAVERSRPGTAAELQAVQEGIRVLENLVGMGEEQNRVQLLALLVPTLVSYLLDENAISSAPQVSKALHDFALQNLMRIGPLYPAAFKIVIGAAPELKIRLESAIRANQASSRAKAAARQAQPTVQAAPTIKLKTSFF, via the exons ATGGAGCTGGCCCACAGTCTGCTGCTCAATGAAGATGCCCTGGCCCAGATCACTGAAGCAAAGAGGCCTGTCTTCATCTTCGAATGGCTCCGCTTCTTGGATAAAGTCCTAGTGGCAGCGAACAGG GTGGACGTgaaggagaagcagaagaagctgGTGGAGCAGCTGACGGGACTGATCAGCAGTGCCCCCGGACCACCAACGAGAAAACTGCTGGCCAAAAACCTTGCTACCCTCTACAGCATCGGCGACACCTTCACTGTTTTCCAGACTCTAGATAAATGCAACGAGATCATTAAAAGCAAAGATGACACGCCTGCGTACCTGCCGACAAAACT TGCTGCTGTGGCCTGTGTTGGAGCCTTTTATGAGAAGATGGGCAGGATGCTGGGAAGCTCATTTCCAGACACCATTAATAATCTTTTGAAGGCGTTAAAGAGTGCAGAG TCCCAAGGCAGAGGAGAGATCCTTCTCAGCCTGCAGAAGGTGCTCAGTGGACTGGGTGGAGCTGCAGCTTCGTGTCACAGAGATATCTACAAGAATGCTCGCTCTCTACTCACAGACAGGTCCATGGCTGTACGCTGTGCAGTAGCAAAG TGCCTGTTGGAGCTGCAGAATGAGGCAGTTTTCATGTGGACCACAGAACTGGAGAACGTGGCCACGTTATGTTTTAAAGCCTTGGAAGGATCTAACTATGGTGTTCGCGTGGCAGTGGCCAAACTGCTGGGGACAGTCATGGCCACTGCCCTGATGCCCAAACAAGCAGCCG TGATGCGTCAGAACGTGAAGCGGGCCACTCTGGAGGAGGTGCTGGAGCTAATGGCCACAGGTTTTCTACGTGGTGGATCTGGCTTCCtgaagagtggaggagagatgTTGAAGGGCGGTGGTTCTGTCAGCAGGGAGGTGCGGGTGGGCGTCACACAG GcctatgttgtgtttgtgactaCGCTTGGCGGCCAGTGGCTGGAACGCAACTTTGCCACATTCCTGTCCCACGTTTTGGACCTAGTGTCTCACCCACGGGCCACGCAAACACACGTTGAGGCTGTGTACTCGCGCCGTTGCGTCTCCTTCATGCTTCGTGCCACCCTGGGGGGCTTACTTGGAGAGAAAGCACAAATTGCAGCCGGCAAAGAAATCTGCCAAGCCATCAGCAAACAAATGAGGGCTGTGGGTAAGGAGGATGGGGGGGAAATATCACGGTTCAGAGCATTACAGA aggCAGTTGTTAATGACATCAGTGGAGAGAACAAGGCAGGGGCAGCTGATGTCTCAGCCAGTCAGCATGTTATGGTGTGTGCCCTAAAAGAGCTGGGCAGCCTAGTTCAGAGCTTGAGTGCCACGGCTTCCCCACTCATCCAGGAGCCATCTATTG GACTCCTTGAAACTGtgacctctgtgctgctgcaccCAAGCATGGCAGCTCGATTAGCGGCGGCGTGGTGCTTACGCTGTGTTGCCGTGGCGCTGCCCTATCAGTTGACCCCTCTGCTGGACCGCTGTGCAGAAAGAATTAACAACCTGAAGAGTTCACCTGAGGCTGTGAGCGGCTACAGCTTTGCCATGGCTGCTCTGCTGGGAGGCGTACACCAGTGTCCACTGGGTATCCCCCACTCCAAGGGCAAG TTGGTGGTGAGTATAGCTGAAGACCTCCTGCGGACAGCTGCTCAGAATAGCCGACTGTCCCTGCAGCGCACACAAGCTGGATGGCTGCTGCTGGGTGCTCTCATGACTCTGG GTCCCTCCCTCGTGCGCTATCACCTTCCcaagatgctgctgctgtggaggaaCGTGTTTCCTCGCTCTCAGAAGGAGCTGGAGGCAGAGAAGGCCAGAGGGGACTCCTTCACCTGGCAGGTCACCCTGGAGGGCCGAGCTGGAGCACTTTGTG CCATGCGCAGTTTTGTGGCCCACTGTCCCGAGCTGCTTACAGAAGATGTGATCCGTAGACTGATGACTCCCATTGAATGTGCCATGACCATGATGTCACA TGTCCCTGCCATCATTAAGGTCCATGGTGCTCACCTGAAAGCAAGTGCAGCGATGGTGAGGCTGAGGTTGTACGACATCCTGGCTCTATTGCCTCCCAAGACCTACGAAG GCAGCTTCAACGCCCTCCTGAGGGAGCTGGTGGCCGAGTTCACCTTGACTGACAACTCGGCCAACACTACCACCTCCTTGCTGCGCTCTCTTTGTCACTATGACGACAGTGTGCTCATGGGTTCCTGGCTACAGGAGACTGACCACAAGTCCATAGAGGATCAG CTGCAGCCCAACAGCGCGTCTGGCAGCGGAGCTCTGGAACATGATCCTTCCTCCATCTACCTGCGTGTCCCTGTAGGCGAGGCCATCCCAGGGCCCCTCCCTTTGGGTGTGTCGGTCATCGATGCTTCAGTGGCTCTGTTCGGTGTTGTTTTCCCCCATGTGTCCTTCAAACACAG GCTGCAGATGCTAGACCACTTTGCAGAGTGTATAAAGCAGGCTAAAGGAGTTCGACAGCAGGCAGTCCAACTGAACATCTTTACTGCAGTGCTTAGTGCCCTCAAG GGTTTGGCTGAGAACAAAAGTACTCTGGGTCCTGAGGAGGTGCGTAAGTCGGCCTTGGCCCTGGTGATGGGAGCGTTGGACAATCCCAACCCCATCCTGCGCTGTGCTGCTGGGGAGGCCCTGGGCAGGATGGCTCAGGTGGTGGGAGAAGCCACATTCATCGCCAGAATGGCTCAGACCAGCTTTGACAA ACTGAAGTCAGCCCGTGATGTAGTATCAAGGACGGGCCATTCTTTGGCTCTTGGCTGCCTGCATCGATATGTCGGAGGAATTGGCTCAGGCCAGCATTTAAAGACAAGTGTCAGCATCCTATTGGCTCTGGCCCAGGATGGGTCCTCTCATGAGGTCCAG aCATGGGCTCTGCACTCTCTGGCTCTGATTGTGGATTCTAGCGGTCCAATGTACAGAGGCTACGTGGAGCCTACGCTGTCCCTGGTGCTCACTCTGCTCCTCACTGTGCCCCCGTCTCACACAGAGGTGCACCAATGTTTGGGCCGCTGTTTGGGAGCTCTCATCACCACTGTGGGACCAGAATTACAGG GAAATGGAGCCACTATCTCCACCATCCGATCATCCTGCCTGGTTGGTTGTGCCATAATGCAGGACCACTCTGACTCTCTCGTGCAAGCTGCTGCCATCTCATGTTTGCAGCAGCTGCACATGTTCGCTCCACGCCATGTCAACCTGTCCAGTCTGGTGCCCTGTCTTTGT GTGCACCTGTGTAGCTCTCACCTGTTGCTGCGCCGTGCTGCCGTGGCCTGCCTGAGACAGCTCGCtcagagagaggctgcagaggtCTGTGAGTACGCCATGAGCCTGGCAAAGAGAGCAGGAGACAGCAAAGACACTACAATCA AGCTGAACATCACAGAGACCGGTCTGGAGGGCGTTCTGTTTGGCATGCTGGATcgggagacagacaggaagctgtgTTCTGATATCCATGACACGCTGGGCCACATGCTGTCGTCTCTTGCTGTGGAAAAGCTTTCTCACTGGCTGAAACTCTGCAAGGATGTCCTGGCTGCAACTACAG ATGTAGGAGGAGCTGTTGTATTCGAGGTGGAAAAAGACGAGGAGGACTCGGAGAAAAAAGACGAGATGGACGATGACACCATGTTCACAGGCCTGGGCGAAGATGACAAGTCCAAGCCTTCTGTGGCGCCGCGCTGGGTGACACGGGTATTTGCCGCGGACTGCTTGTGCCGTATCATCCTGCTGTGTGAGAATGACAAAGCGCACTTTGACCTGGCAGCTGCCCGGTCTGCACAAGCCAAGAACCCCAAAG GAGATCAACTGGTGTTGCATTTGTCTGACCTGATCCGCATGGCCTTCATGGCGGCCACAGACCACAGTAACCAGCTGAGGATGGCCGGCTTGCAGGCCCTGGAGGACATCATTAAAAAGTTTGCCTCCGTACCAGAGCCTGAGTTCCCAGGCCACGTTATCCTGGAACAATACCAGGCCAAT GTGGGAGCTGCTCTCAGACCTGCATTTTCGCCTGATACACCGTCAGACATAACAGCTAAGGCATGCCAG GTGTGTAGTACGTGGATCGGTAGTGGCGTAGTCAGTGATCTCAACGACCTGCGGCGTGTCCACAACCTGCTTGTGTCGTCGCTGGACAAGGTGCAGGCTGGGAAGGGCTCATCCAGTCAGCTGTACAGTGAGAGTGCTACCACGATGGAGAAACTGGCCGTGCTAAAGGCGTGGGCCGAG gTGTATGTGGTGTCGATGAAGATCAAGAAAGAGGCTGAGTCTAAGCCTGCAAAGCCGGTCCGAAATGCAGATGATGACGAGGATGAGGACGATCTGGGCGCAGATGTGCTTCCACCTGACAGCCTCATCACTCTGGTGCAGCCAGAGCTGCCCTCACTGAGCCGCCTGTGGCTGGCCATGCTGCGAGACTACGCTCTGCTCACTCTGCCTGCTGAGTTTTCCAGTCAGCTGCCCCCTGATG gtgGAGCATTTTATACTCCGGAGACTATAGACACAGCAAGGCTCCACTATCGCAGTTCATGGGCTCCCGTCCTGCATGCTGTGGCCCTGTGGCTGAGCAGCACCGGATTTGGAGCTggtgaagagaaagaagaagtccCCTCAGCTCCCTCCAAGgctcctgctctctctcaaGGAGCCTCCTTCACCACAAAGACAGCTGAGGAATCAGTGGAAGACAGAATGCATCTATTGTTGG gtgtcaGTATAGAGTTTCTTTGCTTCCCCCGACCTGAGGAGCCCATTGAACATGTGATGTCCTGCCTGCAGGCTCTGTTCACTCTGCTAGAATCTCCGTGGGCTAAGACCCATATCGCAGAGGACCAG CTGTTGGCTGTGGAGCTGCTGAACGTGCTCCACAGACTGCTGCTGACCCGGGATCCCCCTGCTGTACAGCTCCAGGTCACTGCTGTTGTACAGGAGACCATCAGGGCTGCACAGGACCATCTGCAGCGACAAAGGACCAGCAAGG gcaaagaggaagaaggcgAGAAAGACTCCCAGCCCAGCCtaggggaaggaggagaaacagggGAGCTCGTCCCTGGCAAGTCTCTGGTGTTTGCAGCCATGGAGCTGCTCGTGTTCATCCTGGTCCGCCACTTACCACAGCTTAATACACGTGTGAAGGAGTCACCCAGCCATGTGGCACTCAGGCCTCAGCGATTGCCTGAAGAAAGCGCACGCCTCGTGGCAAACACAGTTTCCATCCTGGCAGGGCTGCCTTCGCTCTGTTCTCCTGCTG GAGGCATGACCATTCTACCTACGGTACTCTTCCTGATCACGGGGGTGTTGAGAGAAACTGCAGTTAAGACCGCTGACAACTCGGTGCCTGTGCCCGTGTCAGCTGCCCTGCAGGGCATCAAGACCATCATCACCTCCCCACTGGCCCGGGTGGAGAGCATGCAGACACAGTGGACCGGCCTCGTGAGGAGCAGCCTGGCATCTGTACTGGAGAACTCACAGCCAg ATGAGTCCAGGCCTGACATGGATGAGGTCAGTATGTTGACAGCGATTACACTCTTTCTGCTGTCAGCCAGCAATGAACTTGTTGGAGTAACCGCCCTGCAGAAGGGATGCATGGACCGCTTCCGAAATGCCCTCAACTCAAGTGATCCTTGG GTTCAGGCACGGTGTtaccagctgctgctgtcagtgtttcagcacTCCAGCCGTGCCCTGTCTACTCCATACATCCACGCTCTGGCTCCACTCATGGTGGAGAAGCTGAAGGCAGTGGAGCGCAGTCGACCAGGGACTGCCGCTGAGTTGCAGGCTGTGCAGGAGGGCATCCGGGTCCTGGAGAATCTGGTTGGCATGGGTGAAGAGCAGAACA gGGTCCAGTTGCTGGCTCTTCTCGTACCAACTCTCGTCTCCTACCTTTTGGATGAAAATGCCATCTCGTCTGCACCCCAGGTCTCCAAAGCCCTGCATGATTTTGCTCTTCAGAACTTAATGCGGATTGGCCCCCTCTATCCAGCTGCCTTCAAGATAGTAATTGGTGCAGCACCTGAGCTTAAAATCCGTCTGGAATCTGCTATACGGGCCAACCAGGCCAGCAGCAGAGCCAAAGCTGCAGCCAGGCAAGCTCAGCCGACTGTGCAAGCTGCACCAACCATCAAACTCAAGACGAGTTTCTTCTAA